GAGAGCGTGCAACGCGAGCGATATGCCCAGAGCCCATAGGAGAATGCGATGTTTTGTGAATTTCACCATGCCGATGCAATGCATTGCATCGCGCCACCGTGACGGCTCGCAGCGCGTCACAAAACACGAACGCATCGCGTTGTCCGCGATGCGTTCGTTACGATGGCGACGCTGGTGGGGCTCGAACCCATGACCTCCGCCGTGACAGGGCGGCGCTCTAACCAACTGAGCTACAGCGCCATCAGACCGAAGCCGACTATTAGCAGTCTCTGCGGCCGGCACCTCCAAGGTGCCAGTGGTGGGCACGGTTGGGATTGAACCAACGACCCCCCGCGTGTGAAGCGGATGCTCTCCCACTGAGCTACGCGCCCGGGACTTGCGCTCGTGCGCGATGGCATCTCGCACGGACAAGACCGTATATTACCTTACCTCTACCCTCTTGTCCAGAGACCGGACTCGCAGAGGCCGCCCTCGAAGCAGCAGCCCATGCTCGAAGGGTTTCCTCTCATAACGTCTTTTACGGTTCCGTTCGCAGACGTGGACATGATGCAGCACGTCAACAACGTCGCATACATTCGCTGGGCGGAAATGATGCGCTCGGAGTACTTCGCTCGTGTCATGAAGACCCCGGTAAACGGCGATCGCGGCATGATCCAAGCCTCGATCAACTTCACTTACGAGCGCCAATTACTGTATCGCGAGCGGATTGCCGTAGGCGTGCGCGTCTCTCGCATCGGCGGCAAATCCTTCGATTTCGAGTACGTGGTGTGGAGCGTGGACGCGCATCATCAGGCCGCGCATGGATTTACGACCGTGGTCGCATTCGATTTCGTAGCGGGGCAGAGCATCGCCGTTCCCGAGAGCTGGCGTGAGAATATTGCCGCCTATCAGGCCGGCCCGCAGGAACAATTCAACTGAGACTTACGCAATAGAAAAGGCCACGATAGCCGTCGCTTTGGCGTCGTTCGTCCAAAAACGGGTGCCGTCGTGGGTGAGAGAAACGGCCGCAAACGGCAGTTGCACGTGCTGCTCCAGGTGATCCTGGCCGCCGGCGACGCGAGCGATTTTGCAACCGCCTTGCTTGCCGTACCAGAGCGAGACGTACAGCATCGCGTCTACCCAGGCGATACCCAAGATCTGGGTATCGGTCTCGATGCACCGCATCGGCTTGCCGGCCGAATCCAGCTCCAAGATGCGCTGATTAAAACGCTGGCTCAGCCACAGACGCGCGCCGTCGAAAGCCAGGAACGATCCCGTGTCGTCGGGACACGCAATCCCTTCGTGCGCCTTGAATCCGTGGCCGGGAATGTATCGGCGAATAAAGCGATGATCGTCTGCTCCTTCGCTACACACGATGCGCAGCTCGTCGCCCACACTCACGGCGCCGACGGGTTTACCCGGCGCATTCGTCTCCTCGAATACGGTGAAGTGCTGGCGGTCGATTCCGTAGAGACGCTGCGTCTCCCACGACCCCATCCACAGATGCGCGCCGTCGCAGGCAAGCGCCTGTGGTGCCGGGGCCGGCGACGGTAAGCGAATCAATTCTTGAAACGTCGAAGTCTGCTGCATCGAAAAGTATTTCGCCGTATCGCTCGATACGCCCGCTCGGCGTTACGCTCGCTCGCCCTCGCGTAACGCGGACGCGGCCCGCGCTAAGCCGCCGCTCAATCGCAGCATTGCGTCGGCGATACGAACGCGCAATCCACGTTGTCGCCCCATACGGGCAAGCCGTGCCCTGCGATAGCATTCGGCTTGCAGATGGAGCCGATCGCGGTGCGCTCGTATCTCGACCTCTAACCAATAGTCCATGATACAAATCCCAAGTTGTTAAAAAAATGCAAAAAATAAAGGCCCCCGCGAAGATCGCGAGGGCCGAAATGGAAACGCGAGTGACTACGTTGCTACGTAGGACCGGTTACCGCTAGGCGCCTAACGACCGAATGGGCTCGCGACGAACGCATCGCCGCGCAATCGCCCCAAACAGGAGCGATGCGATGGGACGAAATGAGATTCTTCATCGTGGCTCCTTTCGTAGAAGCGCAAAAAGTGTTTGACAAAAGTATCATGCGACGCTTGGCTGTGTCAAACGCGAGCTCGCCTTCCCGGAAATGAAAGCGTTTGACGGCCGAGGCGCGCCTTTGCTATACTCCGGGGGTTCCTAGGGCGGTTAGCTCAGTGGGAGAGCACTACATTGACACTGTAGGGGTCAGAAGTTCAATCCTTCTACCGCCCACCATTTTTTAACCGGCGGCGGTGCCATGCGCACCGCCGCCGGTCTCTTTTTACTGGCCGCCGGGCGCCGCGATTTTCGCAAGCATGTCGGGCGTTCCCGGAATGCGCACCAGATGCGGATAGCGCTCGCCGCCATGGTAATTGACGCTATAGGTTCCGAACCAGCCCGTGTTGCTGGCCAGGAACGCGATCGGCGCCGATCCGTGCTGAGCCTGCCCGATCGCGTAAGCAAGCACGGAAGGCGAGAACGCCTGGCCGTCGATCGCGGCGATCTTGACGCCCGGCGCAAACCCGGCTTTCCAGGCCGGCGACCCCTCGCGCACGTCGAAGACGGTTCCGGCCGCGCTCATGCGGAGCCCGAGCGAATACCACGTGTCGATCGACTTTCGCAGCGTCGACTCCGCGGCCGAAAACGCGTTCGGCTTGGAGGTGTAGACCAGCTTCCAGCCCGCCCGCGCGAGTTCGTGCGCCGGTGCGTGAGGAGCGATATCGTACACGTGCGTTTGGAAGAACGCGTGCCAGTCGTACGGCACGACGTCGTTGAGGAGCGATTCCACCTGCGCGCGCGTATACGTGACGGTGATCGGACCGGTGCTCGGCGGACCGGCATACAGGTGCAGAAAATCGTCCAGCGATTTTTTGCCGCCGGTCTTCTGCCGAATGATCGTATCCGCATCCAGCCAAATCAACTCGCCCTCGGTATAAAAGTCCCCGGCCGTGCGTCGAATCGACGCATAGGCGCCGCGGGCCTGATAGAGATAGGGCGCGGCCGTGGTCGTATCGATGAGCGGCTCGGTCGCGCGACCCGGCTCGTTATCCATCGCTGCGTAGATGCTCGCAAAATACTCCGGGTATTGCTTGGGATCGCGGATGCCGGCACGAAATGAAAGCAGATCTCCCAAATATTGATTCATGCCCTCGTAGACCCACAGCAGATCGGTCTGCATCGGGACTTGGAAGTTCGGCGTCGTCAGGTCGTCCGGACGGCGATACTTGCCGTTCCACGAATGAGAAAACTCGTGCGTCAACAGGTCGCCGGCCGCAAGCTGTTCCTGCGGGTTCGTCATAAAATCGTCGGGAGCGCGATCGTCGCTGCTCTGATGGTGCTCGATGCCTTGGAAACCGACGGCATCGCTCAAGGCGAGCAGCGAATGGTAATCGTTCCAATGGACCGCCCCGTACATGGCCAGGGCCTGCGGGGTCATCTGTTTGTATTCGGCCAGTTCTTTCGCGGAAAAATCCAGGTCCTGTGGCCGATCGGCAAACGCATCGAGATACTGCGTGTGTACGCCGTTGGTCCACAGCACGATGTGCTTCGCGTATTGCCCCATGTCGAGCGGAGAATCGATCAGCATCGCCAGCGGCACCGTGGCGAAATCTACCCGGTTACCGGCTTGCTTCGGGCCGGGCAATGCCGTCCCATAACTCCAACCCGCCGGCAAGATCAGGCTCGTGCGAATGAAGACCTCGTGCGAATTCGTATTGGATTGGTAGAGAACGTCGCGGTTCCAATTCACGATGGCCAGCTTTTTGGTGGCCATCGTATCGCCCGGGGCATTCAGCAAGACGTCGTAACTGACGTCGAGCGTCGAAACGCCCGGCGGCACGACTACGTGGAACGCGTACATGTCGACCTTATCGCGACGCCACGTTACCGCATGGCCACCGGCGCTCACGCGCAAAGCGGCCAAATCGTTGAGGGGGCCGGTCGGGCCGTGTTCGCCCGGAATCCACTTGGGGTAGACCAGGGTGAACGGCCCGGGTTTCACCGGAATCGTGAGGTGGCTGTACATCAAACCGCGCGACGCTTCGCGAGCGTCCAGGGTGAGGGTCATCGGATTCGATTGCGTAGCCAGGGACGCGGCGTCCGGGGTGGCATAATCGCCAACCTGTGCCGCAATCGCGGCACTCGAACCAAGGACGACGCAGAGTGCGGCGGCGCAACCTATAAAAAGACGCTTCATATTGCGATATTCTCGCTTGCGATGGTGCTTCTACTGCCGCCCGAATCGCCGGAATGAAGAATTTCTCTTCCGCGAAGCGGTTACCCGGGCTGGATCGCCGGATTACCGCGGTTTACTTTGATGCAACCAAATCGAATTTCCGTCCGGATCCTTCACCACGCTGATGCGGCAAAACGCGAGTTCGTGCGGTTCGGTCACCTCGCTGCCCAGCGAGACCAGGTGCGCGCGATATGCGTCCAAATCGTCCACTTCGAGGGCTAACGACTGCGCGCTGCCGGGCTTACCGACTTGCTCGAAATTGCCGACCCCGAAGGTGGCGCCGTTTACGTCGAATTCCGTCCAGTACTCCGTCTCCAGGCCCGAGAGCGCCAGCCCCAAAACATCTCGATAGAATGCCACCGCTCGTTGTTGATCCGTAACCGGATACATGGTGAACGCCAAAGCCGTGACCGCCATGTTCGAAACCTCCCGTCGTCCAGCGTCGTTAGCAGCGTTTGCAGCACGTCCCGGCGCAAACCCTGCCCCTAAGCGAGCCTTAAGACGTCCTTAAAACCACGCGCTTCATCAGCGCGTGATAGAGCCCGTAGGGAAGCATCGCGCGCAGCGCGAGCAACCCGGCATTGACGGGGTAGCGCAAACGCCCGCCGCGATCGGTTGCCGCCCGAAAGATCGTCGCTGCGACGGCTTGCGGCGACGCGCCCGCCGCGCCGGCTCGATTGAGCTCCGGCATCGCGCGTGCCATCAGCGACTCGTATGGTTCGCTCGTTACCACGTCCATCGAGCGATCGTAAAAATCGGTTTTTATCGCACCGGGCTCAACGATGCGGACGCGGACTCCGAACGGTTCCAATTCGTAGCGGAGCGATTCCGAGAATCCCTCGACCGCAAACTTCGTAGCGTGGTAAACGCTGTACAACGGGAACGTCAGCCGTCCGCCGATCGAACTGATGTTGACGATGGTTCCGCCGCGTTGTTCGCGGAACAGCGGCAATACGGCGCGCGTAACGCGCATGAGTCCCAAAACGTTCGTGTCGAATTCTCTGCGCACTTGCGCGTCGCTTGCCGCTTCGAACGGTCCTACCACCGCATATCCGGCGTTGTTGACGAGCGCGTCGATTCGCCCGAAACGTTCCAAAGTCTGCGCGACGGCGACATCGATGGATGCCGCATCCGTCACGTCGAGCGCGATGCAAGCCACCCGCTCGCCCGCCAACGCCGAGCGCTCGGGGGAACGCATCGTCGCGGCAACGTTCCATCCGCGCTCCGCGAAGTATCGCGCGCTGGCCTCGCCGATACCGCTCGACGCACCGGTAATCAAAACGGTCTTTTTCATAATGTTTCATAATGTTCGCGAACGATTCCAAAGCACCCGGCATGGACCCGAAGCGCGAACGCGAATGCACGCTTCGGTTTCGAATATCGCGTCCACTCGCCGGGGAGGATCCATGCTTCGTAAGCTCATCGCATTGGCCGTACTCTTTGCATGCACTAGTATTCAGGCTCCCGCGGATACGGGCGCCGCGGCGCAGCCGAACGATGCGGCGACCGTAGCGCTCTTGCGCCAACGCGTCAAACACGTGTTCGTCATCTATCAGGAGAACCGATCGTTCGATTCGTATTTCGGCACGTTTCCGGGAGCCGAGAATCTTGCCTCGCCGCTCGCGCAATTGCACGGATTCAAACAGTACGATCCGCTTGGCAATCAGTGGGTCACGCCGTTTCGCATCACCGCTAGCGATACCGCCGACGCCGATCATGCCCGCCCCGCCCTCATCACCAAAGCCGACGGCGGCAATATGGATCTGTTCGTCTCAACCGAGGAATTCGGTTTACTCGCGCGCGGATATTCGCGCGAAGATGCGCAGCGCGTCGGTTTGCTCACCATGAGCCACGAGGATTGCGACACGATCCCGTATCTGTGGATGTACGCGCATAACTTCGCGCTCTACGATCACTTCTTCCAAGGGATGTTCGGCCCCTCAACGCCCGGGAACATCGATTTGATCGCCGCTCAAACGGGGCAGACGCAGTGGGCGCGCGACGCCACCGAAGAGGTCGCGCCGAATTCGCAGGGGCCCGGAGAACCCGTCGTCAACGATTCCGAGCCGCCCTTCGGCCCATATCCCAACGGAGCGCCGAACCCGCGCAAGCGGCAATACGATCAAACGTACGCCACCCTCTTTCTCACGCTCGCCGGCGCGGACGCCAAGGACGCCAAAAGCGACGACGGCGATATCAAACAGGATGTCGTCGCGATCGGCAAACTCGGGCACCCCGCGATACCGTGGGGCTGGTATCAAGAAGGCTTCGGCGCAAAAGAGGGAACGACCGACGATCCTTACGTCGCGCACCACAACGCGCTGCAATACTTCGGATACTTGCGTAAAAATCCGTATTTTTGGCGCGGCGTCCACGACCTCACCGCGCTGTATCCGGCTCTTGCCCATGGGACGCTCGGCAATCGCAGCGTCGTATTCGTCAAGGGCGGATACGACAATCCGTTCGGATTGAAGCCGGCCGATAAGAGCCCCTACGTACAAGAGCATTTTCGCGGCGACGACGATCACCCCGGATACTCCGACTCGCAAATATCCGAAGCTATGGTGGCGAAAACCGTGAACGCCATCGCGCGCAGCAAATACTGGCACGACTCGGTGATCTTTATCTTCTGGGACGATTCGGAGGGCTTTT
The Candidatus Dormiibacterota bacterium genome window above contains:
- a CDS encoding thioesterase family protein, translating into MLEGFPLITSFTVPFADVDMMQHVNNVAYIRWAEMMRSEYFARVMKTPVNGDRGMIQASINFTYERQLLYRERIAVGVRVSRIGGKSFDFEYVVWSVDAHHQAAHGFTTVVAFDFVAGQSIAVPESWRENIAAYQAGPQEQFN
- a CDS encoding M61 family peptidase, with translation MKRLFIGCAAALCVVLGSSAAIAAQVGDYATPDAASLATQSNPMTLTLDAREASRGLMYSHLTIPVKPGPFTLVYPKWIPGEHGPTGPLNDLAALRVSAGGHAVTWRRDKVDMYAFHVVVPPGVSTLDVSYDVLLNAPGDTMATKKLAIVNWNRDVLYQSNTNSHEVFIRTSLILPAGWSYGTALPGPKQAGNRVDFATVPLAMLIDSPLDMGQYAKHIVLWTNGVHTQYLDAFADRPQDLDFSAKELAEYKQMTPQALAMYGAVHWNDYHSLLALSDAVGFQGIEHHQSSDDRAPDDFMTNPQEQLAAGDLLTHEFSHSWNGKYRRPDDLTTPNFQVPMQTDLLWVYEGMNQYLGDLLSFRAGIRDPKQYPEYFASIYAAMDNEPGRATEPLIDTTTAAPYLYQARGAYASIRRTAGDFYTEGELIWLDADTIIRQKTGGKKSLDDFLHLYAGPPSTGPITVTYTRAQVESLLNDVVPYDWHAFFQTHVYDIAPHAPAHELARAGWKLVYTSKPNAFSAAESTLRKSIDTWYSLGLRMSAAGTVFDVREGSPAWKAGFAPGVKIAAIDGQAFSPSVLAYAIGQAQHGSAPIAFLASNTGWFGTYSVNYHGGERYPHLVRIPGTPDMLAKIAAPGGQ
- a CDS encoding VOC family protein → MAVTALAFTMYPVTDQQRAVAFYRDVLGLALSGLETEYWTEFDVNGATFGVGNFEQVGKPGSAQSLALEVDDLDAYRAHLVSLGSEVTEPHELAFCRISVVKDPDGNSIWLHQSKPR
- a CDS encoding SDR family oxidoreductase; protein product: MKKTVLITGASSGIGEASARYFAERGWNVAATMRSPERSALAGERVACIALDVTDAASIDVAVAQTLERFGRIDALVNNAGYAVVGPFEAASDAQVRREFDTNVLGLMRVTRAVLPLFREQRGGTIVNISSIGGRLTFPLYSVYHATKFAVEGFSESLRYELEPFGVRVRIVEPGAIKTDFYDRSMDVVTSEPYESLMARAMPELNRAGAAGASPQAVAATIFRAATDRGGRLRYPVNAGLLALRAMLPYGLYHALMKRVVLRTS
- a CDS encoding alkaline phosphatase family protein is translated as MLRKLIALAVLFACTSIQAPADTGAAAQPNDAATVALLRQRVKHVFVIYQENRSFDSYFGTFPGAENLASPLAQLHGFKQYDPLGNQWVTPFRITASDTADADHARPALITKADGGNMDLFVSTEEFGLLARGYSREDAQRVGLLTMSHEDCDTIPYLWMYAHNFALYDHFFQGMFGPSTPGNIDLIAAQTGQTQWARDATEEVAPNSQGPGEPVVNDSEPPFGPYPNGAPNPRKRQYDQTYATLFLTLAGADAKDAKSDDGDIKQDVVAIGKLGHPAIPWGWYQEGFGAKEGTTDDPYVAHHNALQYFGYLRKNPYFWRGVHDLTALYPALAHGTLGNRSVVFVKGGYDNPFGLKPADKSPYVQEHFRGDDDHPGYSDSQISEAMVAKTVNAIARSKYWHDSVIFIFWDDSEGFYDHVPPPQFERCPDGHPCGDGPRVPAIIISPYAKDGSVVSEVSDHASFAKFLGRLFNLPALASLPDEAPYMPLGPRDTNPLLSDLVGGFDPERLSGTRAPIPASAAIIPDAIVDSIPPKMSCASLGITPVSIPGGAIPAGFAPLTLEH